The Miscanthus floridulus cultivar M001 chromosome 7, ASM1932011v1, whole genome shotgun sequence genome includes a region encoding these proteins:
- the LOC136465548 gene encoding uncharacterized protein: protein MASNYRVEHNNFYVVDFNTTHYAILGWPALAKFMAVPHYAYLVLKLPSLVGVLTLWANLSIAYAYEIESLTLAKATDLSIQMASVVTDDKMVPADDLEIPSLEPPRTFSMSKETKEVGLGLGDPSKIVKIGAHLDPK, encoded by the coding sequence atggcaagcaactaccgcgtcgagcacaacAACTTCTACGTCGTCGACTTCAACACCACACACtatgccatacttggttggccagctctggccaagttcatggctgtaccgcacTATGCTTATCTGGTGCTAAAGTTGCCTTCACTTGTAGGTGTCCTCACcttatgggccaacctctccatcgcctacgcctacgagatagagagtctcaccctcgccaaagccaccgacctctccatccagatggccagtgtggtcaccgatgACAAGATGGTGCCTGCtgatgacctggagatcccatcGCTAGAGCCTCCTCGCACCTTCAGCatgtccaaggaaaccaaggaggttggcCTTGGCCTCGGCGACCCATCCAAGattgtgaagattggggctcacctcgaccccaaatag